A portion of the Trachemys scripta elegans isolate TJP31775 chromosome 9, CAS_Tse_1.0, whole genome shotgun sequence genome contains these proteins:
- the RBMX2 gene encoding RNA-binding motif protein, X-linked 2, translating into MNPLTKVKLINELNQREAELGIQEKVSWHAEYSDSAWIFVGGLPYELTEGDIICVFSQYGEIVNINLVRDKKTGKSKGFCFICYEDQRSTILAVDNFNGIKIKGRTIRVDHVANYRPPKDSEDIDDVTKVLRERGCGAKTPPPTSSDSSLEDSEVPVKKLKDKEKSKREQKEKRRGLQGVKRALPAGQPLPTAWIKKEKEDSAYDQYANPRQQSRNGSRRKHASRSYLEEEPEQEQCRKRAVERRGDKGHQEQKGLSSAWKEEKAEDKNRKGEGRSSRQEECLGSTRSRERWEKSTRDQHARERELSSSRDSSRY; encoded by the exons ATGAA ccccctgacGAAGGTGAAACTGATCAATGAGCTGAATCAACGGGAGGCTGAGCTGGGCATACAGGAGAAGGTGTCATGGCATGCAGAGTACAGTGATAGCGCCTGGATCTTCGTGG GAGGTCTCCCCTATGAGTTGACAGAAGGTGATATCATCTGCGTGTTTTCACA atATGGAGAAATTGTGAACATTAATCTGGTGCGAGATAAAAAGACTGGAAAATCGAAAGGTTTCTGTTTTATTTGCTACGAAGATCAGAGAAGCACCATACTTGCTGTTGACAACTTTAATGGGATCAAG ATAAAAGGAAGGACAATTCGGGTGGACCATGTCGCTAACTATCGCCCTCCAAAGGACTCTGAGGATATAGATGATGTAACAAAAGTCCTACGTGAGagaggctgtggggctaaaactCCTCCACCTACTTCATCTGACTCTTCCTTAGAAGACAGTGAGGTACCAGTGAAAAAGCTTAAAG ATAAAGAGAAGAGCAAAAGAGAgcagaaggagaagaggaggggcctGCAAGGTGTGAAGAGGGCCCTCCCTGCAGGacagccacttcccacagcctggattaaaaaggaaaaggaagactCTGCCTATGACCAATATGCTAACCCAAGGCAGCAGTCCCGGAATGGGTCTAGGCGAAAGCATGCAAGCAGGAGTTATCTGGAAGAGGAACCTGAGCAAGAGCAGTGCCGCAAGAGAGCTGTGGAGAGACGAGGGGACAAGGGGCACCAGGAGCAAAAGGGTCTGAGCAGTGCCTGGAAGGAGGAAAAGGCAGAAGACAAGAACAGAAAGGGGGAAGGCCGAAGCAGCAGACAAGAGGAATGTCTAGGGAGCACTAGATCAAGAGAGCGATGGGAGAAAAGCACCAGGGACCAGCATGCCAGGGAAAGAGAGCTGTCCAGCTCTCGGGACTCCAGCCGCTATTGA
- the RAB33A gene encoding ras-related protein Rab-33A yields MHQPPNQPRSVAASCLCVRAAARLRAAPGMQPSGPAAAELDASLEQYLRVRIFKIIVIGDSNVGKTCLTFRFCGGAFPASTEATIGVDFREKTVEIEGEKIKVQVWDTAGQERFRKSMVEHYYRNVHAVIFVYDVTKMASFTNLKMWIEECNGHAVPPFVPKVLVGNKCDLREQIQVPSSVALKFADAHNMLLFETSAKDPKESQNVESIFMCLACRLKAQKSLLYRDMERQQGKVQKLEFTQDANNKNSCPC; encoded by the exons ATGCATCAGCCACCTAATCAGCCACGCTCGGTAGCTGCCTCCTGCCTTTGTGTGCGGGCCGCCGCCCGGCTCCGCGCAGCGCCCGGCATGCAGCCCTCCGGGCCGGCCGCCGCCGAGCTGGACGCCTCGCTGGAGCAGTACCTGCGGGTCCGCATCTTCAAAATCATCGTCATCGGCGACTCCAACGTGGGCAAAACCTGCCTGACCTTCCGCTTCTGCGGGGGCGCCTTCCCCGCCAGCACCGAGGCCACCATCGGCGTGGACTTCAGGGAGAAGACGGTGGAGATCGAGGGAGAGAAAATCAAG GTGCAGGTCTGGGACACAGCTGGCCAGGAGCGGTTCCGGAAGAGCATGGTAGAACACTATTACCGCAATGTGCATGCCGTCATCTTTGTCTATGATGTCACTAAGATGGCTTCCTTCACCAATCTTAAGATGTGGATTGAGGAATGCAATGGGCATGCTGTGCCCCCTTTCGTCCCCAAGGTGCTTGTTGGGAACAAGTGTGACTTACGAGAACAAATTCAGGTGCCATCCAGCGTGGCCCTGAAATTCGCTGATGCTCACAACATGCTTTTGTTTGAAACGTCAGCCAAGGACCCCAAAGAGAGTCAGAATGTGGAGTCGATTTTCATGTGCCTGGCTTGCAGGTTGAAGGCCCAGAAGTCCCTGCTCTATCGGGATatggagaggcagcagggaaaagtGCAGAAACTGGAGTTCACACAAGACGCTAACAATAAAAATTCCTGCCCCTGCTGA